Genomic DNA from Vreelandella subglaciescola:
AACGAGCAGCGCGATTTCTGGACAAGCGCCGCCGCAGACCGGCCACAAAGCCGCAACGTCATGGGGCTTGAAAGCCCGGCCGTGGACGCGCTGGTTGAACAGTTGATCAGCGCCGACAGCCGCCAGGCGCTCAACACCGTGATCCATGCGCTTGATCGCGTGCTGCGCTGGGGGTTTTACGTCATTCCCCACTATCATTCGGGCGAAACGCGCCTTGCCGTGTGGGACAAGTTTGGCTACCCCCAGCCGTTTCCCGCCTACGGCATGGATTTAGACGCCTGGTGGGTGGATACTGAGCGCGAAGCTGAACTTGAGCGCCGCCGCTAACGGCTGCCCCTGCTAACGAGGCTGCACAAGGAGTTGCGCTGTGGCTCGCTACACCCTACGCCGATTACTGCTGATGATTCCCACGCTGGTGGGCATCATGCTGCTGAACTTCATTATCGTGCAGGCAGCCCCCGGCGGGCCGATCGACCAGATGCTCGCGCGCTTTGAGGGCGCCGACGCCATGGCCAGCACGCGGCTGGATACCGGCGGCGCGGATATTCAGGTCAACGACGACTCCCGCGGCGCGCGTGGCATCGACCCGCGCTTTATCGAGCAGCTCGAGCAGCAGTTCGGCTTTGACAAGCCCGCCCACGAGCGTTTTCTCGGTATGCTCGCCGACTACGCCACCTTCGACTTCGGCACCAGCTTCTTTCGCGACCGCCCGGTCATTGACCTGATGATCGAACGCCTGCCGGTATCCATCTCGCTGGGGCTCTGGACGACGCTGCTGGTATATTTCATCTCGATTCCACTGGGCATCCGCAAAGCGCTGCATCACGGCTCGCGTTTTGACGTCTATTCCTCGGGGCTGGTGATTGTCGGCTACGCCATTCCGGGGTTTTTGTTCGCCATATTGCTCATCGTGCTATTCGCCAGCGGCGCCTATTTTGACTGGTTCCCGCTGCGTGGCCTGACCTCGCCCGACTTTGCCGACCTTTCCGCCTGGGGCAAGGTGAAGGATTACGTCTGGCACATCACGCTGCCGGTTCTCGCCGCCGCCATCGGCAGCTTTGCCACGCTGACGATGCTGACCAAAAACAGCTTTCTCGACGAAATCCACAAACAGTACGTGCTCACCGCACGCGCCAAGGGGGCCGACGAACACCGCATCCTCTACGGCCATGTATTTCGTAACGCCATGCTGATCATCATTGCCGGCCTGCCCGCCGCGCTGGTGGGCATTTTCTTTACCGGAGCGCTGTTGATCGAGGTGATTTTCTCGCTGGACGGGCTGGGGCTGCTGGGCTTTGAGGCGGTTTTGCAACGCGATTACCCGGTGATTTTCGGCACGCTCTATCTGTATACCCTGATCGGGCTGCTGCTCAAACTGGTGTCCGACCTCACCTACGTGTGGGTCGACCCGCGCATTGACTTCGATACGCGGGAGGCCTGACCCATGGCTTTTTTCTCACCCCATCTGTCGCCCATTACCCGCCGGCGCATCGCCGCGTTCAACGCCAACCGCCGCGCGCGGGTGTCGCTCTGGCTGTTTGTGGTGCTGTTTGTGGTCAGCCTGGCTGCCGAGCTGATCGCCAACGACAAACCCATCGTTATGCAGTTCGACGGCGAATGGTATGCGCCACTGCTGTTTGACTATCCCGAAACCGAGTTCGGCGGCTTTTTGCCCACGCGCACCGACTACCTGGACCCGTTCGTCGCCGGCCAGATCCAGGAGTACGGCTGGGCGCTGTGGCCACCCGTGCGCTTCTCCTACCAGACGCTGGACATGCAGATGACCCAGCCTTCTCCCGCGCCGCCGGATGGCCGCCACTGGCTGGGCACCGACGATCAGGGGCGCGACGTCATGGCCCGGGTGATTTACGGCTTTCGCCTCTCGGTGGTGTTCGCGCTGGTGCTCACCGCAGGGTCGCTGGTGCTGGGCGTGGTGATCGGCGGCGTGCAGGGCTATTTCGGCGGCAAGGTCGACTTGATCGGCCAGCGCGTTACCGAGATCTGGTCGGGGCTGCCGGTGCTGTTTTTGCTGATCATTCTGGCCAGCTTCGTCCAGCCGGGGTTCTGGTGGCTGCTCGGGGTCATGCTGCTGTTTTCCTGGCTGGGGCTGGTGGACATCGTGCGCGCCGAGTTTCTCCGCGCGCGCAACCTGGAATACGTGCGCGCCGCCAAAGCCATGGGGCTGACGTCGCGCCTGATCATGTGGCGCCACGTGCTGCCCAACGCCATGGTCGCCACGCTGACGTTTATCCCCTTTCTGTTTACCGGGGCGATCAGCACGCTGACCGCGCTGGACTTCCTCGGTTTTGGCCTGCCACCCGGTTCGCCGTCGCTTGGCGAGCTGGCGGCTCAGGGTAAAAACAACCTGCACGCACCGTGGCTGGGCATTACCGCCTTTTTGACGCTGGGCATCATGCTCTCGCTGCTGGTGTTTATCGGCGAAGGGCTGCGCGATGCCTTCGACCCGCGCCACGCCGCAACCAGCGGCAAGGCAGCATCCACCGGCAAGAAGGAGGCCGCGCATGGCTGAGTCGCTGTTGTCGGTTGAGGATTTGACCATCGCCTTTGACGGCACAAACGTTGTTGAGAGGCTGTCGTTTCACATCAAGGCCGGTGAAACCTTGGCGCTGGTGGGCGAATCGGGCTCGGGGAAATCGGTCACCGCACTCGGCATCCTCAACCTGCTGCCGCCCAACGCGACCGTTGCCGGCACGCGGCGGCTCAACGACAGCAATCTCGCCACGCTGAACACGCGCCAGTGGAACGGCGTGCGCGGCAATCAGGTGGGGTTTATTTTCCAGGAGCCAATGACCTCGCTCAACCCGCTGCACCGGGTGGGCCGACAAATTGGCGAAACTCTGCGGCTGCATCAGGGCCTGAGCGGTCAGGCCGCCCGTGCGCGCACCCGCGTGCTGTTGGAACGCGTCAAGCTGCCCCGCGTCGATGAGCTGATGAACGCCTGGCCGCACCAGCTTTCCGGCGGCCAGCGCCAGCGGGTGATGATCGCCATGGCCATCGCCAATAATCCCCGACTGCTGATTGCCGACGAGCCCACTACCGCGCTGGACGTCACCGTTCAGCAGGAGATTCTGGCGCTGCTGCGCGAACTGCGCGACGACTACGGCATGGGATTGTTGTTCATTACCCACGACTTGAATCTGGTGCGTCGCCACGCCGACCGCGTGTGCGTGATGTACCACGGCCGCGAACAGGAAACCGGCAGCGTCAAGACGGTCTTCGACACGCCGCAAACCGCCTACACCCGGGCGCTGCTTGCCGCCGAGCCGGAAGGCCGCCCGGCGCCGGTGCCGAGCGCGCCGCCGCTGCTGCAGGCCGAACAGCTCAGCGTCAGCTTTGCGCGTCCCCGGCGCGGGCTGTTTCGTGCCCCGCCGCCGGCTTTCGAGGCGGTCAAGCCACTGGACCTGACCTTGCGGGCGGGCGAAACCCTGGGCGTGGTCGGTGAGTCCGGCTCGGGCAAAACCACCCTGGCCTCGGCCATCATGCGGCTGGTGACAAGCCGGGGCGCAGTCACGCTGGGTGAGGCGCGCCTTGACCAACTCTCCGGCAAGGCGCTG
This window encodes:
- a CDS encoding microcin C ABC transporter permease YejB, whose product is MARYTLRRLLLMIPTLVGIMLLNFIIVQAAPGGPIDQMLARFEGADAMASTRLDTGGADIQVNDDSRGARGIDPRFIEQLEQQFGFDKPAHERFLGMLADYATFDFGTSFFRDRPVIDLMIERLPVSISLGLWTTLLVYFISIPLGIRKALHHGSRFDVYSSGLVIVGYAIPGFLFAILLIVLFASGAYFDWFPLRGLTSPDFADLSAWGKVKDYVWHITLPVLAAAIGSFATLTMLTKNSFLDEIHKQYVLTARAKGADEHRILYGHVFRNAMLIIIAGLPAALVGIFFTGALLIEVIFSLDGLGLLGFEAVLQRDYPVIFGTLYLYTLIGLLLKLVSDLTYVWVDPRIDFDTREA
- a CDS encoding ABC transporter permease, with product MAFFSPHLSPITRRRIAAFNANRRARVSLWLFVVLFVVSLAAELIANDKPIVMQFDGEWYAPLLFDYPETEFGGFLPTRTDYLDPFVAGQIQEYGWALWPPVRFSYQTLDMQMTQPSPAPPDGRHWLGTDDQGRDVMARVIYGFRLSVVFALVLTAGSLVLGVVIGGVQGYFGGKVDLIGQRVTEIWSGLPVLFLLIILASFVQPGFWWLLGVMLLFSWLGLVDIVRAEFLRARNLEYVRAAKAMGLTSRLIMWRHVLPNAMVATLTFIPFLFTGAISTLTALDFLGFGLPPGSPSLGELAAQGKNNLHAPWLGITAFLTLGIMLSLLVFIGEGLRDAFDPRHAATSGKAASTGKKEAAHG
- a CDS encoding ABC transporter ATP-binding protein produces the protein MAESLLSVEDLTIAFDGTNVVERLSFHIKAGETLALVGESGSGKSVTALGILNLLPPNATVAGTRRLNDSNLATLNTRQWNGVRGNQVGFIFQEPMTSLNPLHRVGRQIGETLRLHQGLSGQAARARTRVLLERVKLPRVDELMNAWPHQLSGGQRQRVMIAMAIANNPRLLIADEPTTALDVTVQQEILALLRELRDDYGMGLLFITHDLNLVRRHADRVCVMYHGREQETGSVKTVFDTPQTAYTRALLAAEPEGRPAPVPSAPPLLQAEQLSVSFARPRRGLFRAPPPAFEAVKPLDLTLRAGETLGVVGESGSGKTTLASAIMRLVTSRGAVTLGEARLDQLSGKALRRQRHRLQMVFQDPYGALSPRMPVFDIVSEGLRFHFPHLSRAEVSERVYQTLADVGLPESVAARYPHEFSGGQRQRIAVARAIIVEPELLVLDEPTSALDRSVQKQLIELLRTLQAKRGLSYLFISHDLAVVRAMAHRIIVLKDGEVVEHGNCADVLKAPRHAYTRQLVEAARLG